From Caldicellulosiruptor hydrothermalis 108, a single genomic window includes:
- a CDS encoding stage III sporulation protein AF, which produces MQEILNEIALSLFYIVIIAILIENLVNESYRKYINIFLGLTVSMVLIAPIVENSDFLKFEFHKSLQRIESEFNQQGIYSQDIYREALVQEYKSKLKDDIEDNVRDICGKEIQIVEMHIYENMDSPDFGKVDEIKIEGEYDGKVVEIISNKYHVRKDKIYFQKLR; this is translated from the coding sequence ATGCAGGAGATTCTCAACGAGATTGCCCTCTCTCTATTTTATATAGTAATAATTGCAATTTTAATTGAAAACTTAGTAAATGAAAGCTACAGAAAATACATAAATATTTTTCTGGGACTGACAGTAAGCATGGTATTAATAGCGCCCATTGTCGAAAACTCTGATTTTTTAAAGTTTGAGTTTCATAAAAGTCTACAGAGGATAGAGAGTGAATTTAACCAGCAGGGAATTTACTCTCAAGACATCTACAGAGAAGCTCTTGTACAAGAGTATAAAAGCAAATTGAAAGATGATATTGAGGATAATGTAAGAGATATATGTGGGAAAGAGATACAGATTGTTGAAATGCACATCTATGAAAATATGGATTCACCTGATTTTGGTAAGGTTGATGAGATAAAAATTGAAGGTGAGTATGATGGTAAGGTGGTTGAGATAATTTCAAACAAGTATCATGTGCGCAAAGATAAAATCTATTTCCAAAAGCTGAGGTGA
- a CDS encoding 2-oxoacid:acceptor oxidoreductase family protein: MNDIIIAGIGGQGNILLSRVVCQLFMNKGFDVKSAENIGMSQRGGSVVSYIRAGDDVGPIVPDGKADILIGLEMSEAARNVNKVNKDSLIVLNDRFVRPKNSDLKKQQILRFFEENFPKLNIINAHDIAFKLNMPKAENITMLTLICKEEILPFSKEEILIALKQVLSPKMYEMNKILVEKIYERY, from the coding sequence ATGAATGATATTATAATAGCGGGAATAGGTGGACAGGGGAATATCCTGCTTTCAAGGGTGGTCTGTCAACTTTTCATGAACAAGGGTTTTGATGTAAAATCAGCTGAAAACATTGGAATGAGCCAAAGAGGCGGTTCTGTTGTGAGTTATATCAGGGCAGGAGATGATGTAGGACCAATCGTACCAGATGGTAAAGCTGACATTTTAATTGGACTTGAGATGAGTGAAGCTGCAAGAAATGTTAACAAAGTTAATAAAGATTCTTTAATTGTTTTAAATGACAGGTTTGTAAGACCCAAAAATTCAGATTTAAAAAAGCAACAAATACTCAGATTTTTTGAGGAAAACTTTCCAAAATTGAATATAATAAATGCCCATGACATTGCTTTTAAATTGAATATGCCAAAGGCAGAAAATATTACAATGCTTACTTTGATATGTAAAGAAGAAATTTTGCCTTTTTCAAAAGAAGAGATTTTGATAGCTTTAAAGCAGGTTTTGAGCCCTAAGATGTACGAAATGAATAAAATTCTGGTTGAAAAGATTTATGAAAGATATTAA
- the xseB gene encoding exodeoxyribonuclease VII small subunit, which translates to MCELQKDIKFEDAMKRLEEIVKSLEDGNLSLEEAIKLYEEGIRLTKVCNDILRSVEKRVVLIEKLNGEYIQDDITNDIYGGLGQKE; encoded by the coding sequence ATGTGTGAACTGCAAAAAGATATAAAATTTGAAGATGCGATGAAAAGATTAGAGGAGATTGTAAAGAGCTTGGAAGATGGTAATCTTTCTCTTGAGGAGGCTATAAAGCTTTACGAAGAGGGAATTAGGCTTACAAAGGTTTGCAATGATATACTCCGCAGCGTGGAAAAGAGAGTAGTGTTAATTGAAAAACTAAATGGAGAATACATTCAAGATGACATTACCAATGATATTTATGGAGGCTTAGGGCAGAAAGAATGA
- a CDS encoding SpoIIIAH-like family protein, protein MNKKIFVKVYSKRQLMTISLVILLIVAGIINSRVELGNKKKINPSVIEVSNPTVHKSESDAEEGTIDEMKLKREIERSKEINLLKSLLNDQADANVQKKVDEKIAKIIDISNKEMTCENVLSSKGLGESAVFYTDDTIYVVVQKKLEKRELIQVQNVIMNVFKVDFNKIRVSQSKNSN, encoded by the coding sequence GTGAACAAGAAGATATTTGTAAAAGTATACAGCAAAAGACAGCTGATGACAATCTCGCTTGTCATCTTACTTATAGTAGCAGGAATTATAAATTCAAGAGTGGAGCTTGGAAATAAAAAGAAGATAAACCCTTCTGTAATTGAAGTAAGTAATCCGACTGTACACAAAAGTGAAAGCGATGCTGAAGAAGGTACAATTGATGAAATGAAGCTAAAAAGAGAAATAGAACGCTCTAAAGAAATCAACCTTTTAAAGTCTCTTTTAAATGACCAAGCTGATGCAAATGTTCAGAAAAAGGTTGATGAGAAGATAGCTAAAATTATTGATATCAGCAACAAGGAAATGACATGCGAAAATGTTCTAAGTTCCAAGGGTTTGGGAGAGAGTGCAGTGTTTTATACAGATGATACAATATATGTTGTGGTACAAAAGAAGCTTGAAAAGAGAGAGCTAATTCAGGTTCAAAATGTGATAATGAACGTGTTCAAGGTAGATTTTAACAAGATAAGAGTATCTCAAAGTAAAAACTCAAATTAA
- the xseA gene encoding exodeoxyribonuclease VII large subunit, whose product MMISNIVSKKEWSVYELTSYLKKKVEMDVLLKNIYLKGEVIKPSVSGEHLYFELKDLEYDAKIKCVFFWFDKSVEIKHGSKVLVKGNVIFYEKEGIIELKVSEITDIGLGELFVKLKQLEEKLRQEGLFDSKYKKEIPRYPKKVGIVTSKNGAAIRDILNTIYTRFENIQVYIYSCSVQGQNAPYEICEGIEYFNTAEPVEVIIVGRGGGAFEDLMAFNSEMVVRKIFESKIPVISAVGHERDYVLSDFVADMRAITPTNAGEMVVSFQKQALEKLSEYQKRMKSAMEKTFNTVKEKVGILQYKLYQNSPANTVAKRAQDIDLYCHKLSFAISRKLHEAHRNLKNFEKRLADLNPESRLLVARTNFDNCSRRLGEAFKKIFQQKEFAYKVNLEKLIALNPLNVLKRGYSITLHNSKILTTISQVSNGDEIVTQLSDGIIKSKVFFKQEGAESDV is encoded by the coding sequence ATGATGATAAGCAATATAGTTTCTAAGAAAGAATGGAGTGTTTATGAACTTACAAGCTATTTAAAAAAGAAAGTTGAAATGGATGTGCTTTTGAAAAACATATACCTAAAAGGTGAAGTTATAAAACCTTCAGTTTCAGGCGAGCATCTTTATTTTGAGCTGAAGGATTTAGAATATGATGCAAAGATAAAATGCGTATTTTTTTGGTTTGATAAAAGTGTAGAGATAAAGCATGGCTCAAAAGTGCTTGTAAAGGGCAATGTCATTTTTTATGAAAAAGAAGGGATAATTGAGCTAAAGGTAAGCGAAATCACTGATATAGGACTTGGAGAGCTGTTTGTAAAATTAAAACAACTTGAAGAAAAGCTAAGACAGGAAGGACTTTTTGATTCAAAGTACAAAAAAGAAATTCCACGTTATCCTAAAAAAGTGGGAATAGTCACTTCAAAAAATGGCGCAGCAATCAGGGACATTCTTAATACAATTTATACCCGATTTGAAAACATTCAGGTATATATTTACAGCTGCTCAGTTCAGGGACAAAACGCTCCATATGAGATTTGCGAGGGAATAGAATATTTCAACACGGCAGAGCCTGTTGAGGTTATTATTGTTGGACGTGGTGGCGGCGCATTTGAAGATTTAATGGCGTTCAACAGTGAGATGGTAGTAAGAAAGATATTTGAATCTAAAATTCCTGTTATATCAGCGGTAGGGCATGAGAGGGACTATGTTTTAAGTGATTTTGTTGCGGACATGAGGGCTATAACTCCCACCAATGCCGGCGAAATGGTGGTGAGTTTCCAGAAACAGGCACTGGAGAAACTAAGTGAATATCAAAAGAGAATGAAAAGTGCAATGGAGAAGACATTTAATACGGTCAAAGAGAAAGTAGGAATACTTCAATATAAATTATACCAAAATTCGCCAGCAAATACCGTTGCAAAACGTGCACAGGATATTGATTTGTATTGCCACAAGCTTTCTTTTGCAATTAGTAGAAAGCTCCATGAAGCTCATAGAAATTTGAAGAATTTTGAAAAAAGATTGGCTGATTTGAATCCTGAATCAAGGCTTTTGGTTGCGAGAACAAATTTTGATAACTGTAGCAGAAGGCTTGGGGAAGCTTTCAAGAAGATTTTTCAGCAAAAAGAGTTTGCATATAAGGTCAATCTGGAAAAGTTAATTGCCCTAAATCCCCTGAATGTTTTAAAGAGGGGGTATTCTATAACATTACATAATTCTAAGATTTTGACTACCATTTCGCAGGTAAGTAATGGAGATGAGATAGTTACTCAGCTTTCAGATGGTATAATAAAATCTAAGGTGTTTTTCAAGCAAGAAGGAGCTGAAAGTGATGTGTGA
- the iorA gene encoding indolepyruvate ferredoxin oxidoreductase subunit alpha — protein MKKVLMGNEAVAYSLFINGVNVAVGYPGTPSTEVIETLKNFHDDDFYVEWSTNEKVALEIAAGASLAGARTVATMKQVGLNVAADPLLSLSVVGVEGGLIVFVADDPGPHSSQTEQDTRNFARFCNLPVFDPSSPEEAFELIKPAFEISEKYKIPVLFRMTTRVCHSNQSIEFELKREKRKIKGFEKKPDWVILPALSYIKHMELEQKLQDMKKELSAYNRIEGRGKIGIVTGGVSYFYVKEAIKGFEDLFSILKITVAHPLDEGFILEFAKDKEMLIFIEELDPVLEEEVKLILFENGKFIPIYGKRNSYVQFAGELDVDKVRDIFYKVLSDKRFLKKNTFGDVLQIPKRQAQLCAGCPHRSSFLIVKYAAKGQDVIFTGDIGCYTLGFAKPISTTDTCLCMGASITMAQGFKIADGSKKVIAFIGDSTFFHSGITGLVNSYYNRHNITVCILDNLTTGMTGFQPHPGTGKKIYGEEGRKVSIESLVKGIGIEKILVIDPYSDFTENVDKVREFLNNDQLGVIVFRRECANLKSRESYFKINQNCLKCRVCLKVTGCPAIDEDENGNIFIDSALCNSCGLCKNFCRYSAIEKVMVK, from the coding sequence ATGAAAAAAGTCTTGATGGGCAACGAAGCTGTAGCATATTCTCTTTTTATAAATGGTGTAAATGTTGCCGTTGGATATCCAGGTACGCCTTCAACAGAGGTCATAGAAACGTTGAAAAACTTTCATGATGATGACTTTTATGTGGAATGGTCGACAAACGAAAAAGTAGCACTTGAGATAGCAGCAGGTGCGAGCCTTGCAGGCGCAAGAACTGTGGCTACAATGAAACAAGTTGGTTTGAACGTTGCGGCAGACCCTCTTTTATCGCTTTCGGTTGTAGGTGTAGAAGGCGGACTTATAGTGTTTGTGGCAGATGACCCTGGACCTCATTCCTCTCAGACAGAACAGGACACACGAAACTTTGCAAGATTTTGCAACTTGCCAGTTTTTGATCCTTCTTCTCCAGAAGAAGCATTTGAGCTCATAAAACCTGCTTTTGAGATTTCAGAAAAGTACAAGATACCTGTGCTTTTTCGGATGACAACAAGAGTTTGTCATTCCAACCAGTCAATTGAGTTTGAGTTAAAAAGAGAAAAAAGGAAGATAAAAGGGTTCGAGAAAAAGCCAGACTGGGTTATTTTACCGGCACTTTCGTACATAAAACATATGGAACTTGAACAAAAACTTCAGGACATGAAAAAAGAGCTTTCTGCTTACAACAGAATTGAAGGTAGAGGAAAAATAGGAATTGTAACAGGTGGGGTTTCATATTTTTATGTCAAAGAAGCCATAAAAGGTTTTGAAGATTTGTTTTCAATCTTAAAGATTACAGTTGCACATCCCTTAGATGAAGGATTTATATTGGAATTTGCAAAGGATAAAGAAATGCTAATATTCATCGAAGAGCTTGACCCTGTTTTGGAAGAAGAAGTTAAACTTATACTTTTTGAAAATGGAAAATTTATTCCTATATACGGAAAACGAAATAGTTATGTTCAGTTTGCAGGTGAACTTGATGTTGACAAGGTAAGGGACATTTTTTACAAGGTACTTTCTGACAAGCGATTTTTAAAGAAAAATACATTTGGGGATGTTTTGCAAATTCCAAAAAGGCAGGCACAACTTTGTGCTGGCTGTCCTCACAGAAGCTCTTTTTTGATTGTAAAATATGCAGCTAAGGGCCAAGATGTAATCTTCACAGGGGATATTGGCTGCTACACACTTGGGTTTGCTAAACCCATTTCAACAACAGACACTTGCCTTTGCATGGGAGCAAGCATTACAATGGCGCAAGGTTTTAAAATTGCAGATGGTTCAAAAAAGGTCATTGCCTTTATAGGAGATTCAACCTTTTTTCACAGCGGTATTACAGGCCTTGTAAATAGCTACTACAATAGGCACAATATAACCGTATGCATTTTGGACAATCTGACAACTGGCATGACAGGGTTTCAGCCTCATCCTGGGACTGGAAAGAAGATTTATGGGGAAGAAGGGAGAAAAGTAAGCATTGAAAGTCTTGTAAAAGGAATAGGTATTGAAAAAATTTTGGTGATTGACCCTTACTCAGATTTCACAGAAAATGTAGACAAAGTAAGAGAATTTTTAAATAACGACCAACTTGGTGTTATAGTCTTTCGAAGAGAATGTGCCAACCTAAAATCAAGAGAAAGTTACTTTAAAATAAATCAGAACTGTTTGAAGTGTAGAGTGTGTTTGAAAGTAACAGGTTGTCCAGCAATAGATGAGGATGAAAATGGTAATATCTTTATAGATTCAGCTTTGTGTAATAGCTGCGGACTTTGCAAGAATTTTTGTCGGTATTCTGCAATTGAAAAGGTGATGGTAAAATGA
- the amaP gene encoding alkaline shock response membrane anchor protein AmaP, whose translation MKIGERILLTIFTLIVIFFSVIAILLPLNIFDVDTVQAAVYNYMNTPIYAIIPLLLIVMGFSVMFIGVKKKKARLGIIHTNEFGNLLISPKTFESAGYNAVKDIKGIKDASIEIEFDESGVIYYIDAIVTNDVNVPELTKEVQNAIKSHVEVAIGIPVKAINFHVKDMVAPQVPITHLR comes from the coding sequence ATGAAAATCGGCGAGAGAATACTTTTGACCATATTTACGTTAATTGTAATATTTTTTTCGGTAATTGCTATTTTGCTTCCACTCAACATCTTTGACGTAGATACAGTTCAGGCTGCGGTATATAATTATATGAACACACCCATATATGCCATCATACCGCTACTTCTGATAGTAATGGGGTTTTCAGTAATGTTTATTGGTGTTAAGAAGAAAAAAGCAAGGCTTGGGATAATTCACACAAACGAGTTTGGAAATCTCTTAATCTCACCAAAGACATTTGAGTCTGCAGGGTACAATGCAGTAAAGGATATAAAAGGAATAAAAGATGCTTCGATTGAGATAGAGTTTGACGAAAGTGGTGTTATATATTACATTGACGCAATTGTCACAAATGATGTCAATGTGCCTGAGTTGACAAAAGAGGTTCAAAATGCTATAAAGAGTCATGTGGAAGTGGCAATAGGAATCCCTGTTAAAGCTATTAACTTTCACGTGAAGGATATGGTTGCCCCGCAAGTACCTATTACTCATTTGAGGTAG
- the spoVT gene encoding stage V sporulation protein T, with translation MKATGIVRRIDDLGRVVIPKEIRRTLKIREGDPLEIYTDNEGEVILKKYSPIGEMGAFAKEYAETLHQVSGHIIIITDRDRVIAVAGASKKDYMDKPLSQELERVMDENSIIVVKSENDMSSIPIVEGDTTRYTAQIVSPILSEGSVIGSVIMCSTQPNVVMGDSEYKLVQAATSFFGKQLEQ, from the coding sequence ATGAAGGCAACGGGAATAGTTAGAAGAATTGACGATTTGGGAAGAGTTGTAATCCCGAAAGAAATAAGAAGAACTCTTAAAATCAGAGAAGGTGACCCGCTTGAAATATATACCGATAACGAAGGTGAGGTTATCTTAAAGAAATATTCACCAATTGGTGAAATGGGGGCATTTGCTAAAGAATATGCTGAAACTCTTCATCAGGTGAGTGGTCATATCATAATTATCACTGATAGAGATAGAGTAATAGCTGTTGCAGGTGCTTCTAAAAAGGATTATATGGATAAGCCTTTGAGTCAAGAATTGGAAAGAGTCATGGATGAAAATTCTATCATTGTTGTGAAATCTGAAAACGATATGAGCAGCATACCAATTGTAGAAGGTGATACCACAAGATATACAGCTCAGATTGTAAGTCCTATACTTTCTGAAGGCAGCGTAATCGGCAGTGTGATTATGTGTTCAACTCAGCCGAATGTTGTAATGGGTGATTCAGAGTACAAGCTTGTTCAAGCTGCAACATCTTTTTTCGGAAAACAGCTTGAACAGTAG
- the nusB gene encoding transcription antitermination factor NusB, whose product MHRRRKTRELCMKILYAYRFEDDTQDIIEFYKKFRELNQDEDFKDIDEKYLERLLKGVIQNQQRIDNLIEKYSKDWPLSRLPMVELELMRMAVYELLFEEEVPVSVAIDEAVDMASIFGIEKAPSFVNGILGRIAANEVKRGQKS is encoded by the coding sequence ATGCACAGAAGAAGGAAGACAAGAGAACTCTGTATGAAGATTTTGTATGCTTACAGATTTGAAGATGATACGCAAGACATAATAGAATTTTACAAAAAGTTTAGAGAATTAAATCAAGATGAAGATTTCAAGGACATAGATGAGAAGTATCTTGAAAGATTATTAAAAGGAGTTATTCAAAACCAGCAGAGAATAGATAACCTTATTGAAAAGTACTCAAAAGATTGGCCACTTAGCAGACTTCCAATGGTTGAGCTTGAACTTATGAGGATGGCTGTGTATGAGCTTTTGTTTGAAGAGGAAGTGCCTGTTTCTGTTGCAATTGACGAGGCTGTTGATATGGCAAGTATATTTGGGATAGAAAAGGCGCCAAGCTTTGTGAACGGTATACTTGGCAGGATTGCTGCAAATGAGGTGAAAAGAGGCCAGAAATCATGA
- a CDS encoding DUF2273 domain-containing protein, protein MDLLKEFLVKHLGEVIGGLIGLVFAIFVLIFGFFKTLFIFICIAVGIFIGGRYFEKKKLIEFLDKHLPW, encoded by the coding sequence ATGGATTTGTTGAAGGAATTTTTAGTAAAACATTTAGGAGAAGTAATAGGCGGGCTGATTGGTCTTGTATTTGCAATATTTGTGCTTATTTTTGGTTTTTTTAAAACACTGTTTATATTCATTTGCATAGCGGTTGGAATATTTATAGGCGGACGATATTTTGAAAAGAAAAAACTAATTGAGTTTTTAGACAAACACTTACCATGGTAA
- a CDS encoding polyprenyl synthetase family protein, producing the protein MISRELEEYINLSQKKVEEHLEKILKERSPEIIYQAMRYSVFAGGKRLRPLLCLLSYQMVSKDQIVDEKILDIASAIELIHTYSLIHDDLPAMDNDVLRRGKPTNHVVFGEAIAILAGDALLNLAAEVCMDWILRYGCRENLIKAAKYLFWASGVEGMIGGQVIDITNSGQDIKSEELLFEMHLKKTSRLIQASCVCGALVAGAEDDVVSDLEEYGKNLGLAFQIRDDVLDVIGDSKKVGKSIGKDIKEKKNTFVTFYGLEKAQQLVEHYSQKAIDVIKKYDNSELLIELTNYLINREK; encoded by the coding sequence ATGATAAGCAGGGAATTAGAGGAATATATAAACCTTTCACAGAAAAAAGTAGAAGAGCATTTAGAAAAAATTTTAAAAGAAAGGTCTCCAGAAATAATATATCAGGCTATGCGATACAGCGTTTTTGCAGGAGGAAAAAGGTTGAGACCTTTGCTGTGTTTGCTTTCATATCAGATGGTTTCAAAAGACCAAATAGTAGACGAAAAGATTTTGGATATAGCATCTGCAATAGAGCTTATTCACACTTATTCTCTCATTCATGATGATCTGCCAGCAATGGACAATGATGTTTTGCGCAGGGGGAAACCTACAAATCATGTTGTGTTTGGCGAAGCGATAGCCATTCTTGCAGGGGATGCGCTTTTAAATTTAGCAGCAGAAGTTTGCATGGACTGGATATTGCGCTATGGTTGCAGAGAAAACTTGATAAAAGCAGCTAAATACCTTTTCTGGGCATCTGGCGTCGAAGGTATGATAGGCGGTCAGGTTATTGATATAACAAACTCTGGACAGGATATTAAAAGTGAAGAGCTTTTGTTTGAGATGCACTTGAAGAAAACCTCAAGATTGATTCAGGCATCGTGTGTATGCGGAGCTCTTGTAGCAGGCGCAGAAGATGATGTTGTATCTGACTTGGAGGAATACGGGAAAAATCTTGGTCTTGCCTTTCAAATAAGAGATGATGTTTTGGATGTTATCGGTGACAGTAAAAAAGTGGGCAAGAGCATAGGAAAGGATATAAAGGAAAAGAAGAATACCTTTGTAACCTTTTATGGTTTGGAAAAAGCACAGCAGCTTGTTGAACATTATTCTCAGAAAGCCATAGATGTGATAAAAAAGTATGACAATTCAGAACTTCTTATAGAACTTACCAATTATTTGATAAACAGAGAAAAGTAG
- a CDS encoding MFS transporter, which yields MFKLNADLTSDNSLRKSLNFVILGITFGIVFFNVTTGSPVAGFAKAIGFGDLMYGVMLALPVLGGVAQVFASYFLEKSKKRKLIFLISGFLHRLPWALIAILPLILGKGSYILLFFLILLMTISSISNSFTNVSFWSWINDLVPMHIRGRFFSRRATISTMVGMLSGLAIGKFLDMYNSLLGFSIVFVFAALMGMLDIACFFFVKDIPMKVQEQQTDLKKMFVSTLKNHHFKKFMVFFVIWNFGLSIAGPYFNMYMIKDLQMSYFDIILLTQIVSNIVTILTLPYIGRVVDKIGNRPMLLFAASLLSLLPIVWCFTNENNYKYLVAIISIFAGLLWPIIDMSNNNLILKLSDQTQTSMYVGVINMFNAIFGTAIPIVLGGYLIEDIAPYIVTFFKNYMHFDIATYHVAFFVSGFLRFLAVIYLKKNVKEPGAKSLKNVIKSKIKRA from the coding sequence ATGTTCAAATTAAACGCAGACTTGACATCAGACAATTCACTGCGCAAAAGTCTCAATTTTGTAATACTTGGCATCACATTTGGCATAGTTTTTTTCAATGTAACAACAGGGTCACCAGTTGCCGGATTTGCAAAGGCAATAGGATTTGGCGATCTGATGTATGGTGTGATGCTTGCACTGCCAGTGCTTGGTGGTGTGGCACAAGTTTTTGCCTCTTATTTTCTTGAAAAATCAAAAAAAAGAAAGCTCATATTTTTAATAAGCGGATTTCTTCACAGACTACCATGGGCATTGATTGCCATTTTGCCACTGATTTTAGGAAAAGGCTCGTATATTCTGCTATTTTTCTTGATATTATTGATGACAATATCTTCGATTTCTAACTCGTTCACAAACGTTTCTTTCTGGTCGTGGATAAATGACTTGGTTCCAATGCACATAAGAGGCAGGTTCTTTTCAAGAAGAGCAACAATTTCCACCATGGTTGGAATGCTCAGCGGACTTGCCATTGGTAAATTTCTGGATATGTACAATAGTCTTTTAGGATTTTCTATAGTTTTTGTGTTTGCAGCCTTAATGGGAATGCTTGATATAGCTTGTTTCTTCTTTGTAAAAGATATTCCTATGAAGGTTCAAGAACAACAAACCGATTTGAAAAAGATGTTTGTTTCTACTCTTAAAAACCATCACTTTAAAAAATTTATGGTCTTTTTTGTAATCTGGAACTTTGGTCTTAGCATTGCAGGTCCATATTTTAATATGTACATGATAAAAGACCTCCAGATGAGTTATTTTGACATTATTCTTCTGACACAGATTGTAAGCAACATTGTAACCATACTCACATTACCATACATAGGAAGAGTGGTAGACAAAATAGGTAATAGACCTATGCTCCTTTTTGCAGCAAGTCTTTTGTCGTTGTTGCCTATTGTGTGGTGTTTCACTAATGAAAACAATTACAAGTATTTAGTAGCCATAATAAGCATATTTGCGGGTCTGTTATGGCCTATAATTGATATGAGCAACAACAACTTAATCTTGAAGTTATCCGACCAGACTCAAACATCTATGTACGTTGGTGTTATAAACATGTTCAATGCAATATTTGGAACAGCTATTCCAATTGTACTTGGAGGCTATCTTATAGAAGATATCGCACCGTACATTGTTACCTTTTTCAAAAATTACATGCATTTTGACATAGCCACATACCATGTCGCATTTTTTGTATCAGGCTTTTTGAGATTTTTAGCTGTGATTTATCTTAAAAAGAACGTAAAGGAACCTGGTGCAAAGAGCCTCAAGAATGTTATCAAAAGTAAAATAAAAAGAGCGTAA
- a CDS encoding Asp23/Gls24 family envelope stress response protein yields the protein MSENTIGETMGGVVKIAEEVVAIIAAVAASEVKGVASMVGSWTGNITEALGKKNLAKGVKVQVGEKEAAIDIYITVEYGVRIPEVAWEIQERVKNAVESMTGLKVVEVNIHVQGIKFEKEEQKEEVAE from the coding sequence ATGTCAGAAAACACTATTGGCGAAACAATGGGTGGGGTTGTAAAGATTGCAGAAGAAGTTGTGGCTATAATTGCAGCTGTTGCAGCCTCCGAAGTAAAAGGCGTTGCATCAATGGTTGGCTCTTGGACAGGCAATATTACAGAAGCTCTGGGTAAAAAGAACTTGGCAAAAGGTGTAAAAGTTCAAGTTGGAGAAAAAGAAGCAGCAATTGATATCTACATAACAGTAGAGTATGGTGTCAGAATTCCAGAGGTCGCATGGGAGATTCAGGAGAGAGTAAAGAATGCTGTTGAGAGCATGACAGGCTTGAAAGTTGTTGAAGTCAACATACATGTTCAGGGAATAAAGTTTGAGAAAGAAGAGCAAAAAGAAGAGGTGGCAGAGTAA